GGCGCGGATCGTGACGGAATACCTCGGGATTGTTCCCACCGATCGCATCGCGAGCGTGCTCACGGTGAGCTTCGTCTATGGACTGAGCCAAGTGCTGCTCGCGGTGCAGGCCGGCTCGACGCTGGTCATCATCGACGCCGCGCTGCCGGCCGACGTGATCGATGCCTTCCGCCGGGAACGGATCACCGTCCTCGCAGCGGTGCCGCTGCTGTGGCACCAGTGGCTCGCGACCCCTGGTTTCCGGGAACAGCCACTGCCCGACCTCCGGGTGCTGACCAACGCCGGCGGCGGCATTTCCGCGGAAACCGCCCTGGCCATCGTGCGGGCCCAGCCGGGCGCCCGCCTGTTCCTGATGTACGGCCTGACCGAGGCGCTGCGCAGCACCTTTCTGCCCCCCGAGGAGGTCCATCGTCGGGCCGGTTCGATCGGGCGGGCCATCGCCGAGACCGAGATCTTCCTGGTCCGCGAGGATGGGGCGGAGTGCGGCATCGACGAGGTCGGGGAGATCGTGCAGGCGGGGCCCACCGTGACCCTGGGGTACTGGGACAACCCGGAGGCCACGGCCCGCGCCTTCGTGCCCCATCCGCGCGGGGCGTCCGGTCGCGCGGTCCGCACCGGCGACCTCGCCCGCCGGGATGCCGCGGGGTTCCTCTACTTTGTGGGACGCCGCGACCGGCAGGTGAAGTCGCTCGGCTACCGGGTGAACCCGGAGGAACTGGAGCACGCGCTTACCGATTCCGGCCTGACCGGGGCCCACGCGGTGCTGGCCCTCCCCGACCCGATGCGCGGCCACGCGCTGGTGGCCTACGTGGTCCTGGCGCCCGGCGTGGAGGTCGCCGCCATCCGCCGGTATTGCGGGCGGGAACTCCCGCGACACCTGCAGCCCACCACCATCCGGGTCCTCACGGAGCTGCCACGCCTGCCGAGCGGCAAGCCGGACCTCGCGCGGCTTGCCAGTTTGTAACAGCGGCAGGCTTCGGCATTGACCCCGCTCCGGGAACGGCTATCCTAGCCGGCCCGACTCCCGACCGGCCCTGACGGATGACGAACTACTGGCTGCTGAAGACCGAGCCCTCCACGTATTCCTTCGACCGCCTGGTCGCGGAGGGGACCGCGGTCTGGGATGGCGTCCGCAACAACCTGGCGCTCAAGTACCTGCGGGAGATGAAGAGCGGCGACCGGGTCCTGGTGTACCACTCCGGGGCGGAGAAGGCCGTGGTGGGGCAGGCCCGGGTCACCCGCGCCGCCTATGCCGATCCGACTCGCGACGACCCCAAGCTCGTGGTCGTAGACCTTGCCCCCGGTGCCCGGCTGCCTCATCCGGTACCGCTCGCGGCCATCAAGCAGGATCCCCAGCTCGCCGAGTTGCCCCTGGTCCGGATGAGCCGCCTCAGCGTGATGCCCGTCGCGCCGGAGCACTGGAAGCGCCTGCTGGAGCTCGCCGCCGGCCGCTGACGGCTCCGGCTCCCGAAGAAACGCCGTAGCTGGTATATTGGGCCCATGTCGAGCCCCGCCTTCCAGGTCGTCGCCCCGTTCCAGCCCGCGGGCGACCAGCCCGGCGCCATCGCCGACCTCACGGCGGGGCTGGTCCGTGGGGACCGCTACCAGACCCTCCTCGGGGTCACCGGATCCGGGAAGACGATGACGCTGGCCCACGTCATCGCCAACTACGGCAAGCCCACGCTGGTGCTCTCTCACAACAAGACCCTGGCCGCCCAGCTGTACGGCGAGCTCCGCCAGTTCCTCCCCGGGAACGCGGTCGAGTACTTCGTCTCGTACTACGACTACTACCAGCCGGAGGCCTACGTCCCCTCGACCGATGTCTACATCGAGAAGGACGCCTCCATCAACGCCGACATCGAAAGCCTCCGGCTGCGGGCCACCTCGAGCCTCATGGAGCGCGAGGACGTGGTCATCGTCGCCACGGTGAGCGCCATCTACGGCCTCGGCGACCCGGCCGAGTATCGCCGGCTCCTGGTGACTGCCCAGGTGGGCGAGGAGAAGGGCCGCGACAGCCTGCTCGCGGACCTGGTGCGGATCCAGTACGGGCGCAATGACGTGGCGTTCGAGCAGGGCACCTTCCGGGTCCGCGGCGATACCGTGGAGATCTTCCCGGCGTACGCCGAACAGGCGCTCCGGGTGGAGTTCTGGGGTGACCGCGTGGAGCGGGTGGCCAAGGTGGATCCGCTGACCGGCAAGGTCATCGCCAGCCTCGAGCGCTGCGCCATCTACCCGGCCAAGCACTTCGTCACCGAGCGGCCCACCATCGAGCGTGCGGTGAAGGTCATCCGCGCCGAGCTGGCGGAGCGGCTGCGGCAGCTGCGCGAGGCAGGGAAGCTGCTCGAGGCCCAGCGGCTGGAGTCGCGCACCACCTTCGACATCGAGATGATGCTCGAGGTGGGCACCTGCGCCGGGATCGAGAACTACTCCCGGCCCATCTCCGGACGGCAGGCCGGGGAGCGGCCCGCCTGCCTGCTCGACTACTTCCCGCCCGAGTTCCTGGTCGTGGCCGACGAATCCCACGTCACGCTGCCGCAGATCGGCGGCATGTTCAACGGGGACCGCGCTCGCAAGACCACCCTGGTGGAGTACGGCTTCCGGCTGCCCTCGGCGCTGGACAACCGGCCGCTGCATTTCGACGAGTTCATGACCATCGTGCCGCAAATGCTGTGCGTCTCCGCCACCCCCGGTGAGCTCGAACTGCGGATCTCCGCCGGGCGGGTGGTGGAGCAGATCATCCGTCCCACCGGCCTCGTCGACCCGATGGTGGAGATCCGGCCGGTGCAGGGCCAGGTGGACGACCTCCTCGGCGAGATCCGCGAGCGGGTCCGCCTGCGGGAACGGGTGCTGGTCACCACGCTCACCAAGCGCATGTCGGAGGACCTCACCGACTACCTCCAGCAGACCGGGGTCCGGGTGCGCTACCTCCACTCCGACATCGACGCGATCGAGCGGATGGAGATCCTCCGTGGGCTCCGGCTCGGGGAGTTCGACGTCCTGGTGGGGATCAACCTTCTGCGGGAGGGGCTCGACCTGCCGGAGGTGTCGCTGGTGGCCATTCTCGACGCCGACCAGGAGGGGTTCCTGCGCTCCGACCGCTCCCTGATCCAGACGGTGGGCCGCGCGGCGCGGAACGTCAACGGGAAGGCCATCCTGTACGCCGACCGGATGACCGGATCCATGGACCGTGCGCTCAAGGAGATGGAGCGGCGGCGGGTCCGGCAGCTGGCGCACAATGCGGAGCATGGCATCACCCCGCGCTCCATCATCAAGTCCATGGACGAGGTCCGCCTCACCACGCGCGTGGCCGATGCCCGCACCGAGAAGCCCGAGAAGCGGAAGGACGAGCGTCTGGTGGAGCTCGACTTCCGCGACCCTGCGAAGCGGGCGCAGACCATCGCCGCGCTCGAACGCCAGATGAAGGAAGCCGCCGCCAACCTCGAGTTCGAGGTGGCCGCGATGCTCCGCGACCAGGTGACCGAGCTGCGGGCGCTGGAGGCGCCCGAGGTGGGGCGCGGCCCGGCGACCACCCGGAAGCGCGCATGATCCAGGTGCTGACCGAACCGGAACTTGCCGCGACGGCCGAGGCGCTGGGGGCGGCGCTCCCGCCCCGCACGGTCCTCACCCTCGAGGGCAACCTCGGGGTCGGCAAGACCACCTTCGCGCGCGCCCTCGCGCGCGGGCTCGGCGTCCGCGAGGAGGCCACCAGCCCCACCTACGCGCTGGTGCACCGCTACGCCGGCCGGCGCGGCCCGGTGTTCCACCTCGACTGCTACCGCCTCCGGGATCCCTCCGAGGCGGCGGACCTCGACTGGGAGGGGCTGCTCGCCGAGGGCGATGCCCTGATCGTCGAGTGGCCGGAACGCGCCGGTCCCTGGCTCCCGGCCGCCGACCGACGGTACCGCCTGACACACCTGCCGGATCCCGACCGTCGCGGCCTCGAGGAACTGGCCTGATGTGGCTGGCCATCGACACCGCCACCGACCGCGCCTCCA
The Gemmatimonadota bacterium DNA segment above includes these coding regions:
- a CDS encoding AMP-binding protein — translated: MNLAELLWVRAEQSGDRPAILAPGSATSWLGLRRRASAWAAALARAGLVPGDRVAILCPRGPEAIAAYFGVLAAGGIAVQLDLAFRDAQIKHILRHSGARIVVADPGCLPQGIPHAELTLLRSTDLTRVGGRTPIARDADDPAQLIYTSGSTGLAKGVVVTHGNLVASARIVTEYLGIVPTDRIASVLTVSFVYGLSQVLLAVQAGSTLVIIDAALPADVIDAFRRERITVLAAVPLLWHQWLATPGFREQPLPDLRVLTNAGGGISAETALAIVRAQPGARLFLMYGLTEALRSTFLPPEEVHRRAGSIGRAIAETEIFLVREDGAECGIDEVGEIVQAGPTVTLGYWDNPEATARAFVPHPRGASGRAVRTGDLARRDAAGFLYFVGRRDRQVKSLGYRVNPEELEHALTDSGLTGAHAVLALPDPMRGHALVAYVVLAPGVEVAAIRRYCGRELPRHLQPTTIRVLTELPRLPSGKPDLARLASL
- the uvrB gene encoding excinuclease ABC subunit UvrB gives rise to the protein MSSPAFQVVAPFQPAGDQPGAIADLTAGLVRGDRYQTLLGVTGSGKTMTLAHVIANYGKPTLVLSHNKTLAAQLYGELRQFLPGNAVEYFVSYYDYYQPEAYVPSTDVYIEKDASINADIESLRLRATSSLMEREDVVIVATVSAIYGLGDPAEYRRLLVTAQVGEEKGRDSLLADLVRIQYGRNDVAFEQGTFRVRGDTVEIFPAYAEQALRVEFWGDRVERVAKVDPLTGKVIASLERCAIYPAKHFVTERPTIERAVKVIRAELAERLRQLREAGKLLEAQRLESRTTFDIEMMLEVGTCAGIENYSRPISGRQAGERPACLLDYFPPEFLVVADESHVTLPQIGGMFNGDRARKTTLVEYGFRLPSALDNRPLHFDEFMTIVPQMLCVSATPGELELRISAGRVVEQIIRPTGLVDPMVEIRPVQGQVDDLLGEIRERVRLRERVLVTTLTKRMSEDLTDYLQQTGVRVRYLHSDIDAIERMEILRGLRLGEFDVLVGINLLREGLDLPEVSLVAILDADQEGFLRSDRSLIQTVGRAARNVNGKAILYADRMTGSMDRALKEMERRRVRQLAHNAEHGITPRSIIKSMDEVRLTTRVADARTEKPEKRKDERLVELDFRDPAKRAQTIAALERQMKEAAANLEFEVAAMLRDQVTELRALEAPEVGRGPATTRKRA
- a CDS encoding EVE domain-containing protein; amino-acid sequence: MTNYWLLKTEPSTYSFDRLVAEGTAVWDGVRNNLALKYLREMKSGDRVLVYHSGAEKAVVGQARVTRAAYADPTRDDPKLVVVDLAPGARLPHPVPLAAIKQDPQLAELPLVRMSRLSVMPVAPEHWKRLLELAAGR
- the tsaE gene encoding tRNA (adenosine(37)-N6)-threonylcarbamoyltransferase complex ATPase subunit type 1 TsaE; the protein is MIQVLTEPELAATAEALGAALPPRTVLTLEGNLGVGKTTFARALARGLGVREEATSPTYALVHRYAGRRGPVFHLDCYRLRDPSEAADLDWEGLLAEGDALIVEWPERAGPWLPAADRRYRLTHLPDPDRRGLEELA